The stretch of DNA CCAAGTACCGGCAAAAGTGGTACAAAACTTTCTTTCAAACAAATATCAGCTGCTTTATGCGCTTTCCTTAGGCCTACATATACAAAAATCAATCCCATCACGATCGAGTATGACATCGCAATACCCACTGCCCCCCATTGAACTCCCACTAAAAAAGCAACACTTAAAATAATAGAGGAAACCACTCCCCAGTGAAACATCTCTTTACTTTTCCCAATTGCTGTATAAACCCAACCCATAGTGTTATATAATGGTTGTGTTATCGCTGCTATAGATAATATTTGCAATAAAGGAATACTTCCTTCCCAATTGAGCCCATAAAAAAGTAAAATAGGATCTGAGGGGAATAATAAAAAATAACCCGTGATAGGGAGAGTAATTACAAAGATCATTCTCAAAACATTTGCATAAACTTCTTGAAATTTTGCAGGATCATCTTGTACTTTGGCCAATACAGATACCATCAATCCCGTAAGTGCTCCTGTGATCAACATACTTGGTAAAAACATGAGAAAGTAGGCTTTGGCATAAAGTGCTAATTCTTCTGCTCCTCCAATTTTTCCTATCAAAATATTATCAAGATTTCTTGCAAAATAGTTCACCATACCAAAACCAATAAGTCCAACACCAAAATGTATCATTTTTTTTACAGGTGTATTAAACTTATATAAGCCTATAGGCATTCTTGAACTCATCAATAATAAAATAAATTGTACAAATGCTTTTACAAGCGCAAGAATAACCAAGGACCAATATCCATAGTTAAAATATGCTGCTACTATCGCAGATACTCCACCAATAGTTGTAGAGATAAGATTGATAATAGTAATTTTTTTGAACTCCAACTCTCTTTTCATCCACATAAGAAATGGTGTAGCTAGTCCGGTAAGTACAAAGACAAATCCCAGTGCCTTTAATACATCTTCTACTTCCGGTGTCTGATAAAAACCACTAACATAAGGTGCACTAATCCAGGTCAAGATCCACAACATCAATCCCAGCGATATATTTATCCATGATAGATTGATAACTTCTTCATTCCTAATAGACTTTTCTCGAACAATAGACCAAACAATTCCACCATCTGCAAAAATGATAAAAAAAGCGGTAATTGTTTGTGCTTGATCAACAATTCCATACTCATAAGGTAATACCATACGTGCAAGAAAAATGGTAAAAATCAAAGATAATCCATAATTAGAAAACTGGGAAAGTAAGGACCAAAAAATATTTGAATTAAAATTTTTCATATGCTTCTAATATCTTTTAAAATCATCGTCTAATCTCACAATATCATCTTCGCCAACTACTGCCAGAAAATACTGTTCTGCATTGGAGACAATAAATTGTGTATCACACGCTTTTTGGTTACGAGAAACTGTTTTTTGAAAGAGAGATTCACCTTCAAAAATTTTTACAAACTGTTTTGGCATGAGAGTACGGCTAAGTGGCCACAAACGTGTCCCACTGTCACCACATAAGATAATATTTGTCACTTATTTACTACTTTTTACCAATATTCTCAATATACCACTCAATAGCCTCTTCCATACCCTGATAGATATCATGCGTTGGAGCATAGCCTACAAAGTTCTGTGCCTTTGAAATGTTGGCATTTGAATGACGAATGTCCCCTGCTCGGAAATCTCTATAGATAGCCTCTTTTTTAGTAAAAGAGTCTATATGAGCATTTAATTCTTTATTAATCAGTGCATAGAGTTCATTGAGTGTGTTTCTACCACCTACAGCTACGTTGAATGCTTCGCCAAATGCTTCTATGTTGTCTGTAGTTCCAGCTAAAAGGTTCATTTGTATGACATTATCTATGTAGGTAAAGTCACGGCTTGTTTCACCGTCACCGTTGATGTAGACATCTTCACCCTCAAGAAGCGAACCTACCCATTTAGGTATTACAGCTGCATAGGCTCCATTTGGATCTTGACGACGACCAAATACGTTGAAATAGCGTAAACCTAAAGTTTCCATCTCATAAGTACGTTTAAATACGCCTGCGTAGAGTTCATTTGTCATTTTCATAGCTGCATAAGGAGAAAGAAGATTACCTGTACGCTCTTCTACCTTCGGAAGCTCAGGTGAGTCACCATAAACGGAGCTTGAACTTGCATAAACAAAACGTTTGATCCCTGCATCTTTTGCTGCAGTAAGCATATTTAAAAAACCAGTGACATTGGAACGATTGGAAGTCACAGGATCATCGATGGAACGTGGTACTGAACCAAGTGCTGCTTGATGTAGTACAATGTCTACACTTTCACATGCTTTTGCACAGGTATCAAAATCAGCGATGTCACCCTCTATAAAAGTAAAGTTCTTCGCCGCTTCCTCCCCGACTTGTGCCAGTACATCATCGATGTTATGCTGATAGCCTGTAGAAAAGTTATCTACACCAACTACCTTTTGGTTATGTGAAAGTAAGAACTCTGCTAAATTTGAACCTATGAAACCGGCATTTCCTGTTACTAACCACATTTTTTGCTCTGTTTTAAAACGTTCTAAGAGTTGTTCAAATGCTGTCATTAAAGTTTCCCATCACTCTCTTCAAGCTTTGATTTAATATCATAAACGACAGTACCATTACCATTTTTAAGTTTATCAATATCCAATCCATTAAACTTATCATGTGCAACAGCAAGTACAACAGCATCATAATGAGTAGCATATATATCTTCAATGAGAGAAATATTGTACTCTCTTTGTACTTCCTCTGCATCAGCCCATGGATCATAAACACTCACATCTGTACCAAACTCTTGCAATTCTCTGATCACATCTATCACTCTAGAATTTCTTATGTCTGGACAGTTCTCTTTAAATGTGATCCCCAAAACTAAAACTTTTGCACCAGCAACTTTATGTTCTTTTTGTATCATCAGTTTGAGTACCTGATTGGCTACATACATACCCATGTTGTCATTGAGACGACGACCGGCAAGAATGATCTCAGGGTTGTATCCTACTTCTTGAGCTTTGTGCGTCAAGTAGTATGGATCCACACCGATGCAGTGACCACCTACCAGACCCGGACGGAAAGGAAGAAAATTCCACTTCGTTCCTGCTGCTTGAAGTACAGCTTCTGTATCTATGCCAAGTTTGTTAAAAATGATCGCAAGTTCATTGACAAAAGCGATGTTGATATCTCTTTGAGAGTTTTCGATGACCTTTGCTGCTTCAGCCACTTTAAGAGAAGGAGCCAAATGTGTTCCTGCAATGATCACGCTTGCATAAAGCTCATCTACTTTTTTCCCGATCTCAGGAGTAGACCCCGAAGTCACTTTTAAGATCTTTGTAACCGTATGCTCTTTATCTCCCGGATTGATACGTTCAGGAGAGTATCCACAGAAGAAATCTTCGTTAAACTTTAAA from Sulfurovum xiamenensis encodes:
- a CDS encoding lipopolysaccharide biosynthesis protein; this translates as MKNFNSNIFWSLLSQFSNYGLSLIFTIFLARMVLPYEYGIVDQAQTITAFFIIFADGGIVWSIVREKSIRNEEVINLSWINISLGLMLWILTWISAPYVSGFYQTPEVEDVLKALGFVFVLTGLATPFLMWMKRELEFKKITIINLISTTIGGVSAIVAAYFNYGYWSLVILALVKAFVQFILLLMSSRMPIGLYKFNTPVKKMIHFGVGLIGFGMVNYFARNLDNILIGKIGGAEELALYAKAYFLMFLPSMLITGALTGLMVSVLAKVQDDPAKFQEVYANVLRMIFVITLPITGYFLLFPSDPILLFYGLNWEGSIPLLQILSIAAITQPLYNTMGWVYTAIGKSKEMFHWGVVSSIILSVAFLVGVQWGAVGIAMSYSIVMGLIFVYVGLRKAHKAADICLKESFVPLLPVLGSGILTFMFVKNMDMYLSVENSYLTIFLKVITVLCLYIAFLYIIYKNKLKNLIIFTKDFR
- a CDS encoding NAD-dependent epimerase/dehydratase family protein, with the translated sequence MTAFEQLLERFKTEQKMWLVTGNAGFIGSNLAEFLLSHNQKVVGVDNFSTGYQHNIDDVLAQVGEEAAKNFTFIEGDIADFDTCAKACESVDIVLHQAALGSVPRSIDDPVTSNRSNVTGFLNMLTAAKDAGIKRFVYASSSSVYGDSPELPKVEERTGNLLSPYAAMKMTNELYAGVFKRTYEMETLGLRYFNVFGRRQDPNGAYAAVIPKWVGSLLEGEDVYINGDGETSRDFTYIDNVIQMNLLAGTTDNIEAFGEAFNVAVGGRNTLNELYALINKELNAHIDSFTKKEAIYRDFRAGDIRHSNANISKAQNFVGYAPTHDIYQGMEEAIEWYIENIGKK
- the tviB gene encoding Vi polysaccharide biosynthesis UDP-N-acetylglucosamine C-6 dehydrogenase TviB gives rise to the protein MAYKIAVIGLGYVGLPLAHAFSEKYEVVGFDIAQWRVDELNSGVDRTLELSGDQVNEALANGMKFTNVLDEIADCNIYVVTVPTPIDEHKRPDLTPLLKASESIGKVLKKDDIVIYESTVYPGATEEDCVPVLEKFSGLKFNEDFFCGYSPERINPGDKEHTVTKILKVTSGSTPEIGKKVDELYASVIIAGTHLAPSLKVAEAAKVIENSQRDINIAFVNELAIIFNKLGIDTEAVLQAAGTKWNFLPFRPGLVGGHCIGVDPYYLTHKAQEVGYNPEIILAGRRLNDNMGMYVANQVLKLMIQKEHKVAGAKVLVLGITFKENCPDIRNSRVIDVIRELQEFGTDVSVYDPWADAEEVQREYNISLIEDIYATHYDAVVLAVAHDKFNGLDIDKLKNGNGTVVYDIKSKLEESDGKL